The Microbacterium horticulturae region GGGTGGGACTGGCGCGGCTGGTGCGAGAGGCCCTGCGCATGAGACCCGATCGGCTCGTCGTGGGCGAGTGTCGCGGCGAAGAGGTCCGTGAGCTGCTGAGCGCGCTGAACACCGGACATGACGGCGGCGCGGGCACTCTCCATGCGAACAGCCTCGCCGATGTGCCCGCCCGGCTGGAGGCCCTCGGCGCGCTCGCCGGCCTCGGTGACATCGCGCTGGCTCGCCAGGTGGCGAGCGCCATCGGCTGCGTCATCCACCTGCACCGCGGCCGTGACGGCGTGCGTCGGGTCGCCGGCGCCGGCAGGCCTGTGGTGCGCGACGGGCGTCTCGCGATCCAAGAGCTGCCATGGGACTGAAGCACGCCGCCGCCCCCGCACGTGCCGATGCCGGCACGGTGCTGCGCCTCGCCGTCCTGCTGCAGGCAGGAGTCGCGCCGGCCGATGCGTGGCGGTACCTCGCGGAGGCGGGGGATGCCGCAGCAGCCGTGGTCGCCGCGAAGCTGGGTGCCGGCGGCGACGTGCCCTCGGCGATCGGTGCGCTTGCCGGGTGGGGCGACGTGGCTGCGGCCTGGCGCATCGCCGAGACCGTGGGAGCGCCGCTGGCCGAGAGTCTGCGCGGCATCGCCGCGGCCCTGCAAGATGCGGCACGGACCCGAGACGAGGTGCGCATCGCCCTTGCCGAGCCGGCCGGTACGGCAAGGCTCATGTCTTGGCTGCCGCTCGTGGCCGTCGCCCTCGGTGCCGCGCTCGGGTTCGACACGCTGCGCACCCTCGCCACCAATCCGATCGGCATCGGATGCGCGCTGGGCGGCGTCGGCCTCATCCTGGCCGCGCATCGCTGGAACACGCGTCTCGTGCGGCGCGCCGATCCCGACGAGGCCGTCGCCGGACTCGGCGCCGACCTGATGGCGATCGCGCTGTCTGGCGGTGTGTCGCTGGACCGCGCGACGGAGCTCGTGAGGGCGGCCGGCGCCGTCCAACCCGATGACGAGACCCGCGGCATCCTGACCCTTTCCCACAGCGCCGGCGTGCCGGCGGCCGAACTGCTGCGGGCGGCCGCGGGGCTCGCGCGGCACCGCGCGCGCACCGACGGGCGGATGCGCGCGGCGCGACTCTCGTCGTCGCTGCTCGTGCCGCTGGGCGTGTGCACGCTGCCGGCCTTCCTGCTGCTGGGCGTCGCGCCCATGCTGCTCAGCGTGCTGTCGACCACGCCCTTGTCGCTGTGAACGAACGTGCCCATCCATCCCTATCTATAAGGAGAACGCCATGAGTATCCCCACCCTCACCCGCCGGCGCGCCGAGCGGCTGTTCCTGGACGAGGCCGACGACGTCGGGGCTGCGACCGCCGAGTACGCCATTGCGACGATGGCGGCGGTGGCCTTCGCGGGGCTGCTGGTCGTGATCATGCGCTCAGACGAGGTCCGCGGCATCCTCACCGACCTTGTCCGCCGCGCGCTCACGGTCTCATGAGCACCCGGTGGGGCGACCGCGGCTCGGTGACCGCCGAGTTCGCGGTCGTCCTCCCGGCCGTCGTGCTGGTGCTCGTGCTGGGTGCGGCTGTGCTGGGCGCATGCGGCCGTCAGGTGCGGTTGCAGGATGCCGCGGCCGATGCCGCGCGTCTTGTAGCACGTGGCGAGCCGGTGTCGAGGGCGTCGGCAGCGGTGGGAGCGGCCGTGGCGGGCGCGAGCACCGCGGTCAGCCACCGCGACGATCTCGTGTGCGTGCAGGCCTCGGCCCCGGCGGGTGTGCCGCTCGTGCCGGTCACGCTGCACGCCGACTCGTGCGCGTTGGCCGGGGGACTGTGATGCTCGCTCGTCGGAGCGGCGCGGAAACCGTCGCCTGATGGCCGGGAGCATCCTCGCGGTGGGGGCGATCGGCTGTGCCGCCGCCCTGACCATGGGGCTGGCGACGGTAGGTGCTGCCGCCGTGCAGTCGCAGCGCGCCGCCGACGCCGCCGATGCCGCGGCGCTGGCGGCCGCCGACGGCGCGTCGGGTGTGGCTTTCGGCGTGCCCTGCGAGTTGGCGGCGCGCGTCGCAGCCGCCGGCGGTGCGGCCGTGACCTCGTGCGCCGTGGACGGTCTTATCGCGACGGTGACGGTGGCGGTGCCGTTCGGCGCCGTCACAGCCACGGCGACGGCCCGCGCGGGGCCGCCGGGAGAATGAGCGCTCGGTCAAGGCGTCTGGCCGGAGTGCGAGCCCTCGGCGACCTCCTCGATGGCCTTCGCGTTGAACGCAGGCAGGTCGTCGGGCGTGCGACTGGAGACGAGACCCTGGTCGACGACGACCTCTTGGTCGACCCACGTGGCACCGGCGTTGCGCAGATCGGTGCGCAGGCTCGGGTAGCTCGTGAGGGTGCGCCCCTCGACGACGCCGGCCTCGATCAGGATCCAGGGCCCGTGGCAGATCACTGCGACCGGCTTGTGCTGCGCGAAGAAGTCGCGCACGAAGTCGACGGACGGCTGATCCATGCGCAGGTGATCGGCGTTGACGACGCCGCCCGGCAGCACCAGCGCGTCGAAGTCGTCGGCGTGGGCCTGCTCGGCGTGCAGATCGACGGCCTGCACGTGGCCGTTCTTTCCTGTGATCTCATCGCCGTCGGGGGCGATCATCGTCGCGGACGCCCCGGCCGCGGTCAGCGCGTCCCACGGGCTGGTCAGTTCCGCGTCCTCGAATCCATCGGTGGCGAGGAACGCGACGGTCCGGTCGGTCAACTGTGCCATGATGCATATCCCTTCTCTTGCTCTCCCGCCCAGGGTCTGGGCAGGCTCTCCGAGCGGTGAAGGGGGTGGTCAGGATGCTCTCGACGTGCTAGCCGGGCTCGACGTCGCACGCGCGTGTAGACCTCTCCGCCTGAGATGAAAGCGGCGCCGCACTCAGGAATCTGTGTGTATGGTGTGCTTCGAAGAAAGGACCACCCCTTTGGCACACGGTAAGAAGCTCGTCATCGTCGAGTCCCCGACGAAGATGAAGTCGATCCAGGGATACCTGGGCGACGGCTACGAGGTGCTCAGCTCTGTCGGTCACATCCGCGATCTCGCCGATCGCAAGGCGATTCCGGCTGAGCTGAAGAAGACCTCGGTGGGGCGCTACTCGATCGACATCGAGAACGACTTCTCGCCGTACTACGTCGAGTCGGAGCGTGGCAAGAAGACGGTCGCCGAGCTCAAGCGCGCACTCAAGACAAGCGACGAGCTCCTGCTCGCCACTGATGAGGACCGCGAGGGCGAGGCCATCGCGTGGCACCTCCTCGAGGCGCTCAAGCCCAAGGTGCCCGTCAAACGCATGGTGTTCCACGAGATCACGAAGGACGCGATCCGCGCCGCCGTCGACAAGACGCGCGAGCTCGACCTCAACCTCGTCGACGCGCAGGAGACCCGTCGCATCCTCGACCGGCTCTACGGATGGGACGTCTCGCCGGTCCTCTGGCTGAAGGTGCAGCAGGGACTGTCGGCCGGCCGCGTGCA contains the following coding sequences:
- a CDS encoding type II secretion system F family protein — encoded protein: MGLKHAAAPARADAGTVLRLAVLLQAGVAPADAWRYLAEAGDAAAAVVAAKLGAGGDVPSAIGALAGWGDVAAAWRIAETVGAPLAESLRGIAAALQDAARTRDEVRIALAEPAGTARLMSWLPLVAVALGAALGFDTLRTLATNPIGIGCALGGVGLILAAHRWNTRLVRRADPDEAVAGLGADLMAIALSGGVSLDRATELVRAAGAVQPDDETRGILTLSHSAGVPAAELLRAAAGLARHRARTDGRMRAARLSSSLLVPLGVCTLPAFLLLGVAPMLLSVLSTTPLSL
- a CDS encoding DUF4244 domain-containing protein, whose protein sequence is MSIPTLTRRRAERLFLDEADDVGAATAEYAIATMAAVAFAGLLVVIMRSDEVRGILTDLVRRALTVS
- a CDS encoding TadE family type IV pilus minor pilin, with amino-acid sequence MSTRWGDRGSVTAEFAVVLPAVVLVLVLGAAVLGACGRQVRLQDAAADAARLVARGEPVSRASAAVGAAVAGASTAVSHRDDLVCVQASAPAGVPLVPVTLHADSCALAGGL
- a CDS encoding Rv3654c family TadE-like protein, with the translated sequence MAGSILAVGAIGCAAALTMGLATVGAAAVQSQRAADAADAAALAAADGASGVAFGVPCELAARVAAAGGAAVTSCAVDGLIATVTVAVPFGAVTATATARAGPPGE
- a CDS encoding type 1 glutamine amidotransferase domain-containing protein, translated to MAQLTDRTVAFLATDGFEDAELTSPWDALTAAGASATMIAPDGDEITGKNGHVQAVDLHAEQAHADDFDALVLPGGVVNADHLRMDQPSVDFVRDFFAQHKPVAVICHGPWILIEAGVVEGRTLTSYPSLRTDLRNAGATWVDQEVVVDQGLVSSRTPDDLPAFNAKAIEEVAEGSHSGQTP